CGTGGCAGCCAAGGCGATGGACCAGATGGGACGTCCTCGCACCGACATCCTGGCGTACACGATGCCCGGATTCGCCACCACCGACCACACCAAGAACAACGCCTTGGCTCTGTGCCAGGCCCTCGGCATCCCCTGCGAGGTGCTGGACATCCGCCCGGCAGCCACTCAGATGCTCAAGGGGATGGGGCACCCGGCCGGAGACGGCGCCGAGGTCTACGACGTCACCTTCGAGAACGTCCAAGCTGGTCTGCGCTACGACTACCTCTTCCGCATCGCCAACCAGCGTGGCGGCATCGTTCTGGGCACCGGAGACCTCTCGGAGCTCGCCCTGGGATGGTGCACCTTCGGTGTCGGTGACCAGATGAGCCACTACGGGGTCAATACCGGGGTGCCCAAGACCCTCATCCAGCACCTCATCCGGTGGTGCATTTCGTCGGGCCAGTTCAACGAAGCCGCCAATGGTGTCCTGGAGTCAGTGCTGGAGACAGAAATCTCTCCCGAGCTCGTCCCGGCTCGCCCCGGAGAGAAGATCCAGTCGACCCAGGCGAAGATTGGCCCCTACGAGCTGCAGGACTTCACTCTCTACCACGTCCTGCGCCACGGCATGCGCCCCAGCCGGATCGTCTTCCTGTCCCATCACGCCTGGCGGGACGCCTCCGTGGGTTCCTGGCCGCCGGGGTTCCACGACGAGGACCGGCACTCCTACGACCTGCCAGCCATCAAGGACTGGACCCGCCTCTTCCTGCGCCGATTCGTCGGGAACCAGTTCAAACGGTCCACCCTCCCCAACGGCCCCAAGGTGGTCGCCGGGGGGTCGCTGAGCCCGCGCGGGGACTGGCGGATGCCCTCGGATGCCCTCGCCCGAGCCTGGATCGACGACCTGGAGACAATTCCCGACGAGCGCCCCTGAGACCCCCGAACTGCTGACCTGGGGGAAATGGTCACCACGAAGATCCATCAACGTGTCACCCCATCCCCGAGGCATCGCGGCGGTGACGAAAACCCCCAGCTCACCGTCCCCACAGTCACAGTTCACCCTCCGACCACCCTGACGCGGCAATATTGCACTGTGCGTGTTGATGACGAATTGAGGCTTACCCCCACCCTCCCCGACGGTCATGGGCTGCGCATCGGCATCCTGACCAGCGGCGGCGATGCCCAGGGCATGAATGCTGCTGTGCGCGCCGTGGTGCGCTCCGCGTTGAGCGTGGGGGCCGAGGTCTATGCGATCTACGAGGGATACCAGGGGATGATCGATGGCGGCGACGGCATCCGGAGGTTTGGATGGGATGACGTCGGGTCGATCCTCAACCGTGGTGGCACCGTGATCGGCACGTTCCGCTGCAAGGAGATGCGCGAACGCTCAGGTCGGTTGAAGGCTGTGCAAAATCTCTTGGAGCACGAAATCGATCGACTTGTCGTCATCGGTGGCGATGGTTCGCTCACCGGTTTGGACGTGCTGCGCACCGAGTGGGCCGACCTCGTCGCCGAGCTCGTCGACACGGGTCAGGTGAGCCCCGAGGTGGCCCGCAAACACCCCTCCCTCATGATCGCGGGACTGGTGGGCTCCATCGACAACGACCTCGTCGGATCCGACATGACCATCGGCGCCGACACTGCTCTGCACCGCATCGTCGATGCCATCGACGACCTCACCTCCACCGCAGCCAGCCATCAACGATCCTTCGTCGTCGAGGTGATGGGTCGCCACTGCGGCTACCTCGCCCTCATGGCGGCAGTCGCCGGTGGTGCCGACTACGTCCTCATTCCGGAACGCCCGCCGGAGGACGGCTGGGAGGATCGGATGTGCGCCGAGCTCAAGCGCGGCCGTCAGGCAGGGCGCCGGGATTCGATCGTCGTCGTGGCGGAGGGGGCCACCGATCGCGCCGGTCATCGCATCACCTCCGAATATGTCCGTCAGGTCCTCGAGGACAAGCTCGGCGAGGACGCCCGCGTCACCATCCTGGGCCACGTCCAGCGCGGCGGACGCCCCTCGGCGTACGACCGTTGGGCCTCTACCTGGCTGGGCTATCACGCCGTTCACGAGGTGCTGTCGACGACACCGGAGGCCGAGGGACACGTCATCGGAACCAGCGCGAACCGCATCCACCTCCTCCCCCTGGTCAAGGCCGTCGCCGACACCAAGTCGGTGCCCGGTCTCATCGAGCAGGGTCGTTACACCGAGGCCATGCGGATGCGGGGACGCTCCTTCGTCGAGATGGACGCCATCTTCACCGAGCTCAGCGAGCCGGCCCGCACCACGGCCCAGGGAGTCGATGACGCCGACCGCAAACGGATCGCGATCATGCACGCGGGCGGGCCAGCTCCGGGCATGAACACTGCTGCCCGCGCCGCCGTCCGACTGGCGATTTCTCGCGGCCACACCGTCATCGGAATCCACAACGGATTCGTCGGCCTGGCGGAGGGGGACATGTCGGAACTGGCATGGGGCGACGTCGAGGGCTGGGCCGGGGAAGGGGGAGCCGAGCTGGGCACCCGCCGCGAGATCCCGAGCACCCGCGACCTTTACGCGGTCAGCCGCGCCCTGGAGGACGCCCACATCGACGCCCTGCTCGTCATCGGCGGTTACTCGGCCTACGAGGGCATCTACAACATCACCAGCGAGCGGGACCGCTACCCGGCCTTCCGTATCCCGATGGTGTGCATCCCGGCCTCGATCGACAACAATCTCCCCGGCTCAGAGTTGTCCATCGGTGCCGACACCGCCCTCAACGTCATCGTCGAGGCGATGGACAAGATCAAGGAGTCGGGTATCGCCTCCCGGCGGTGTTTCGTCGTCGAGACGATGGGCCGTGACTGTGGATACCTCGCCCTGATGTCGGGAATCGCCGCAGGCGCCGAGCGGATCTACACCAATGAGGACGGCATCAGCCTGGACGATCTGGCCAATGACGTCCACTGGGTGCGTGAGTCCTTCGCCCGTGGGCGACGTCTCTTCCTGGCTGTTCGTAACGAGAACGCCTCACGCAACTACACCACCGAGTTCATCGCGCGGCTCCTGGAGGAGGAATCCCACGGCATGTACGACGTGCGCCACGTGAGGCTGGGTCACATGCAGCAGGGCGGGTCGCCCTCCCCCTTCGATCGACTGCTGGCCAATCGCCTCGCCTATCGCGCTCTCAACCTCATTGACGACGAGCTGGCCGCCCATCAGGACGGGTCGTGGTTCATCGGCGTCAACGAGTCGGACAAGCGCCCCACTCACATGGAGATGATGCCCTCACTCATCGACTCTGCTCATCGTCGCCCCCGCGAACAGTGGTGGCTGACGATGTCGCCGGTGGGGCGCACGGTGTCCAATGACGTGCGCTGAAGCCACACCCCATCATGAGCCAGATTGATGCCAAGCCGGATTGATTGCGTCGCGATTCCTCGTGGGACCTGACGATAGTCGTCAGGGGAGGGCGGAAAGCAGCGCTCAGGGGACCTTCGGGAACTCCATCTTCTCGTCGTACTTGGAGAAGGCGGCGTCGACCTTCATATCCCCGCCCTCTTCTGACGCAACCGAGGCCTTCATGCGCTTGATCCGCTTGGAATCGTCGAGCCAGAAGGTGACCTTGCCAGTGCTCTTGGCCTTGCCGGCACTTGGCGAGGCATTCGACGATTCGCTCGAGGTGGAGTCAGCCGGGGGGTTATAACTGCCGTCGTAACGATGGCCGCCAGATTCCTTGCCGACGTAGGTCAGATCATCGATCCCTCGGGTCAATCCGTCCGCCATTTTACCGGGCTCGACGTCGTGAGTGTCGGTCTGCGAAGGTCCCTGATCCTTCTTCCAGGCCGATCCCTCCTTGGTGAACGCCTCATCGCCGATGATCATCTGTTCGTGATTCCCGGTGGTTCCGGTGGCCGTCATGTGAGCCTTGGGCTTGGACGAATCCGTGCCGTCGTAGTCTCCGGTGACCTTCATGTCGATTTTCATGCCGCCCATCGAGCTGACCGCACTGATCTCTTGGCGATAGGTCTTCACCTTGGACATGGAGGCCTTGACCTCTTTGGCGAACCTCTCCTCGTCAACCTTCCCCTTCTTGAAAAGAGGATCAGACGCTGCGGGTTTGTCGGACCTGTCATCGGCCTTCGATCCACCGTCACAGGCCGCCAAGGACAAACTCGTCGTTGCGACCACGCCCAGGACAGCAACCTTCAACGGGGTACGTGAAAAAACTCGCATAACATTCGTCCGGCTGGGGGTGTGCCGGCCTTTCCGCCCGCGATGCTACCTGCTCACGCCTGCCGACACAGCCGCATCGTCCCACCGTGCGACTCGTCGGAGCCACCATCGACCGGTCACTTGACCATGGCCCACACCCACAACCCGAGAATCGTCACGCCAATGATCGTCACGATGACGACGATGAGCCACGTCAGCCAGTCGGGGCGCTGGC
The genomic region above belongs to Cutibacterium equinum and contains:
- a CDS encoding acyltransferase, translated to MSDGDPIPPRQRPDWLTWLIVVIVTIIGVTILGLWVWAMVK
- a CDS encoding 6-phosphofructokinase, whose protein sequence is MRLTPTLPDGHGLRIGILTSGGDAQGMNAAVRAVVRSALSVGAEVYAIYEGYQGMIDGGDGIRRFGWDDVGSILNRGGTVIGTFRCKEMRERSGRLKAVQNLLEHEIDRLVVIGGDGSLTGLDVLRTEWADLVAELVDTGQVSPEVARKHPSLMIAGLVGSIDNDLVGSDMTIGADTALHRIVDAIDDLTSTAASHQRSFVVEVMGRHCGYLALMAAVAGGADYVLIPERPPEDGWEDRMCAELKRGRQAGRRDSIVVVAEGATDRAGHRITSEYVRQVLEDKLGEDARVTILGHVQRGGRPSAYDRWASTWLGYHAVHEVLSTTPEAEGHVIGTSANRIHLLPLVKAVADTKSVPGLIEQGRYTEAMRMRGRSFVEMDAIFTELSEPARTTAQGVDDADRKRIAIMHAGGPAPGMNTAARAAVRLAISRGHTVIGIHNGFVGLAEGDMSELAWGDVEGWAGEGGAELGTRREIPSTRDLYAVSRALEDAHIDALLVIGGYSAYEGIYNITSERDRYPAFRIPMVCIPASIDNNLPGSELSIGADTALNVIVEAMDKIKESGIASRRCFVVETMGRDCGYLALMSGIAAGAERIYTNEDGISLDDLANDVHWVRESFARGRRLFLAVRNENASRNYTTEFIARLLEEESHGMYDVRHVRLGHMQQGGSPSPFDRLLANRLAYRALNLIDDELAAHQDGSWFIGVNESDKRPTHMEMMPSLIDSAHRRPREQWWLTMSPVGRTVSNDVR